In Podarcis raffonei isolate rPodRaf1 chromosome 11, rPodRaf1.pri, whole genome shotgun sequence, the sequence gagagaattgtctgcccgttgtggtgcatgaagacaaccaaccatgccttaaattagctgagacagggcaattcaaggcgaggaccaaacatttggacatacgtttccagaatgtatgtcagagcgttcatgaggggctagttgctctgaaatactgtccctcaaccaagaacctcgctgatggtttcacaaaaccattaaccttccagaagcacgaggagttctgtgagggtctgtgtatggggaaagcattgttggctactgtctccagacgcaggacaagagggggtgtggagtttggaactgacagggtcagaactccgtggtgtcctgtgtctgggaagaggaggaggagcttgtcgcagagcagtgacgcacagcgtctctctgcttccagactgGCTTTCACTTCTCTCTAAGCAGCAGAAGCTGCggatgtgcttttggagcaccgcTGAGAATGTCACCGAGTTCtgatggagtgtgactgttttatggcttgtaaataaacgcttctagagataagaaccgaactgtctctggacttgatttatcccttatctcacacggacccaggaccgctgcaactctgctcttcggccaggtcagcttccagcagagcgacgcagggagcgtgactggacgccgggTGTTTTATTACACGCagacaaagtttcttttttaagatattctgtcaatatttgttcctttgaaatgcgaaaggaaacaatcgAATCACtatattacttttcttttagctgtctgtcaaaaacatttgtctctggtcaatgagcttcaaacgtcagtcctgacactccgctccaggatcaggacggtggaaagttactttactttaaactcacttctgcaggtttaaacagtccaaaaagaaatcccccttcttctcctgctaccgaatgggggttccacgattttaaatgatgaaagccaatcctttaaaagtaattttctaagctctagtttacgttgtctttgctttattctgactacaaagaaacggaaggctgacttcctgtttagaccttcccgtttcagtaccaaattgaaataaattttgagtccaattcctctctactggccagtccttatttaaagtccagttgttcaagatttaagtactcacgggtgattctttagatgccaaattgtcccaggaaaaaggcagcgctctccggcaacggctatgcggcttcgctccacggaaaaagcagttgactcacagcaccgcgccacttccccctcttcgcttcggagcccgttaatgggttcctttgcgggttgggggggcgctaaaggtgcccgccgagtcccatggtcacaggcttcatccgcctgtgattttttaaagggtccccgcttcgccgtagcggaaacgacccgtttcgcgcggagctggtccctccagttcagagggagtccgccattgccgatggcgccaccccggaagtccgcAGTGGGGCAATTTaaaggctgctcagcctccctgcctagcAGCTGACACATGCATGGGAGCAACAGCTGCTTTTCCACCTGTCCTCCAaccagccccagagcttcaactctagttgaAGAGACAGTTGTACGGTTAGAGAGCTAGAGAGCAGGAACAGACAGGTGTTTAGAGGCTTTTATGAGGATGCTACCCACTGACTCGATTTTCACTTATGCATATGGGGGCccggaatgtaacccctgcataACTGGGGGGCATGGGACGCCTGTATTTAAGGCTTTAAACGTGCCCAGCATCCTAGAAATCACACCCTGGATAGCATAGCCATCCCCAGGGAAAGCCATAGAACGCACCAGATTGCACATTCAGCCACGCTGCCAACTAAATCTGAACCAGAGCAACCCTCACTAGCTTGTTCTGCAAAAACACTAAGCTAGCCAGGCAGTATTAGTGGCAGAATAGCTACTATGGAGGGAAGGGGTGTACACTTGCATGCCCTGCAGAACGAACACTTGCTTTCATCAATTTATTATAcggtatattgtatttttatatagtggacactcaggttgcaaacatgatccgtgcaggaggcacattcacaacccgcagcgccatgtctgcgcacgcgcaggtcacgattcagtgcttctgcgcattcgcaaagcgtgatttagcacttctgcgcatgcaccaaaacccagaagtaactcgttccggtacttctgggttccgcgcggtgcacaacccgaaaaacgtgcaacctgaagcatctgtaacccgagatatgactgtaccgcccttcatcctgagatcacagggcagtttacagtataaaaacacaaaaatacagaacaTAAGGGCACCTGTAGGCATTAGGTGCAGGCAGGAAGACTTGTCGTCGACCCCCATGCAATACAACGCATCGATCACCCCAACAGCAACAGCATGGCAACAAGGCATCTAAATGTGATTTGGGTTATTTTAGCCAGCTGCAGCCCAACCCAGCCTTTCCCTCCCCTGCCCACATCAAGGTCTCCATTCCCAAAGCAACATTTTCAGTTGCGCAGGAACTTACCACCGTGGCTGTGGTGAGCGCTGGGATTTCATCTGTACATGCTACTGAGCTGGGCAGGGAAGGCAGTCTGGACGTGGGGGGCAACGTCTGTGCCTCTGGGCCACTGTCCACGCTGAGGTCAGAGAGCCCAGCCACGTGGTGCCCATTCAGTTCGCTGGCTTTGCTCTGCAACGAGCTGAGGAGAGTGCCGTTGCGAAGGCAGGCTGTGCCGGGGAACGTACTCGCCAGCTTTGCCGCCTGCAAGTCGCCCTCGTCCGAGTCGAGCTTCGGGAAGGAGAGCGACTTGATATTGCTCACCGACGTCACGGGTGAGAGGGACACTTTGGAAGACAGGGACATCTTTTCACAACCCCCCAGCTGCGGTAAAGCGATAAGACCGTTTGGTTTGTGAAGGGGCTTGAGGTCCAAACTGGCCCTTTCCAAAGACGCCAAGACCTCCTGGTCTTGTAATACAGACTCAGGTGCTACTTTGGGCAAGCTATTGTCTAGAAGTTGGGCCATGATTGGCCCCGGAGTACCAACATGGAGCTGCAGAATGTTCTTCAGCTCCTCTTTATCGTCGAGTGTTTTTAATTCCAGTTTGTCAAAGGGGTCTTCCTCGCACTCGAAATCCGCTGGGTTGAAATCAGCCTTCGCATGGGGCGGACTCAGAACTTTCTGCTTTGCGGTGCTGCTGTTGGCAGGGGTAGGAATGAGGATGTAGTTGTGATGCAGGCTAGCAATgatggggttgatgggaggtgGAACGGCATTCTCTGGGCAGCCGCTGTCCGGGAAGCCTGCTTGCTTCTGCTCCTCAAAGGTTGCTTTTTTACTTGCTAGCGCCTCCTCGACCCTCTGCTCAGCCTCTTGCTGGGCAGCCTGGATTCGTTTAATGTTCTCAGCCCACTCAATAGTCCTCTTTTCCAAGGAGAAGTCATactggggggagaggaaaacgCAAGACAACAAGGTAAGAAAGAGCTGCAGGAGCTATGCTGGCAAACACATCTTCTCCAAAGCTTACTTTGGAAATCAACCCCTGCCAAATTAGGAATGGAACTACAGAGGAACAATGCCTCCAATTTCAAGAATCTTTTCAGAAGGATGCTGTGAGCAATGATGCCAAAGGCTGCTGAGACACTAAGGAGAATTAGCAATGTCACACTCTCTCAAGAATGTGGGGAGGGGCTACTTTTAATGACATGGCTAAGTGTATAAGCAATTTGGGACCTAGTACCAAACTGAGGATGAGCACTCCAGTTTGTCCCCCCCCAAAATTTAGCCTATGCTAACATGGCAGCTTGGCCAGGGTGGGAGAGAAGAATCACCACAGTTGCCCGTACCTATTACGGGCCGTGAGATGTCAAGATACGTTGCACAGAACCAAGAGCCAACATGAAACACAGAAGACTGAAAGTATACCAGATACAGAGATGCTTCTGCGCCTTCATTATACTGCTTTTGGAGAATGCTGAAAGGGCACCTCTTTACACTTGAGGTTTATGTTCTTAGGACCTACATCATTCCATTTATATACCAAATAAATATCAAAATATCCCATGGGGgtgtacattaaaaacaaatttcaaaacatcaattatatatatatatatatatatatatatatatatatatatatatatatatatatatggcatactgacagacagcctaataataatgGTTGTACATGGTTTTcagctgtttttaatgttgtgcttttaatgttgtaacctgccctgtggccttagggtgaagggtggaaaacaaacaaacaaatagataCTAGGGTGATGactgctgtttccaggaactcttctggTTGTGAGACTTTTATGGGTGAGCTGAGAATTTGTTTcgaccctgggtgagaacccagaggctgagaggacgagtgtgtcagaaggaaaatgaactgaTATTGATTTATATGTGTATTAGTAACTGTATTCATGTAATGTTTTTTATGCAACTGTGTATTTCTGTAATATTTTGTTAAGCTGtttgttgttgcttctgtttGTTCACCGCttagatatatttttattatattaaacAGCACAGAAATTAAATAATCTAATCAAACCGAATATTATATGCCACATACTGGAAGAAAAGCCAAAGCCAAACTAAAATAGAATTAAATATGAGATTATGGGGACAAGTGGGAATGATTAAACTACAGCAATGTTAGGAGAAAAGGAGGAGGGTGATAAAGAAGAGCTAAGTAACTGGAACCTTGTGGTCAAATATATTAAGGAAAAAATAAGAGCTGCTGATATCAGCACAGATTTTCTTCTTTGTGCATTTACATGATAAAGGTGAGGCCCAGATGAAGCAGGACCATTTTGCAGTAGTCTGGTTGCCAGTAAATGCAATGATTTATTGATTATAATCATCATGAATTATACTCAATATTGTATACTTCTCTTTTATGAAATATTAACCGAATATTTAAGTTATTAAATAGGAataattcccttttttaaaaacctttttctactccatgatttatttatttttaaaacctagAGGGTCTTTCAGAGTTGTCAGTTCCAAATGACCTGAAACTGCTGTTTGCTTCTTGAGAGCACGcaaggatttatttttaaaaactatacAGAAATAATAAGGCAGACTCCCCCTGTGTTAGTGGATAACATTCACCTGGAACAGGATTAAACCCTTAAATGTATTATCTTAAAGTTTGCAAAGGTTAAGTGAGGCCAATATCAACCAGCTGTGAAGACAAATCCACTTCCGAACCTgagcaggaggtggggttgcgggcttcacgcccaccccacgtgagcgggggctgattttcagcccccgcgagagcaggggaatcccggctgCG encodes:
- the UBAP1 gene encoding ubiquitin-associated protein 1 isoform X2; the encoded protein is MAAPKSRSDFHGTFSYLDDVPFKIGDKFRAPAKVGLPIGFCLPDSPQLVREAQYDFSLEKRTIEWAENIKRIQAAQQEAEQRVEEALASKKATFEEQKQAGFPDSGCPENAVPPPINPIIASLHHNYILIPTPANSSTAKQKVLSPPHAKADFNPADFECEEDPFDKLELKTLDDKEELKNILQLHVGTPGPIMAQLLDNSLPKVAPESVLQDQEVLASLERASLDLKPLHKPNGLIALPQLGGCEKMSLSSKVSLSPVTSVSNIKSLSFPKLDSDEGDLQAAKLASTFPGTACLRNGTLLSSLQSKASELNGHHVAGLSDLSVDSGPEAQTLPPTSRLPSLPSSVACTDEIPALTTATVVTHQSFLTSQVPNTTSCAKRPGGSTYINVLQALSSSERQCVETVVNMGYSYEDVLKAMKKKGQNIEQTTELLQLMSKFKEMGFELKDIKEVLLLHNNDQNNALEDLMTRAGAS
- the UBAP1 gene encoding ubiquitin-associated protein 1 isoform X1, which encodes MAAPKSRSDFHGTFSYLDDVPFKIGDKFRAPAKVGLPIGFCLPDSPQLVREAQYDFSLEKRTIEWAENIKRIQAAQQEAEQRVEEALASKKATFEEQKQAGFPDSGCPENAVPPPINPIIASLHHNYILIPTPANSSTAKQKVLSPPHAKADFNPADFECEEDPFDKLELKTLDDKEELKNILQLHVGTPGPIMAQLLDNSLPKVAPESVLQDQEVLASLERASLDLKPLHKPNGLIALPQLGGCEKMSLSSKVSLSPVTSVSNIKSLSFPKLDSDEGDLQAAKLASTFPGTACLRNGTLLSSLQSKASELNGHHVAGLSDLSVDSGPEAQTLPPTSRLPSLPSSVACTDEIPALTTATVVTHQSFLTSQVPNTTSCAKRPGGSTYINVLQALSSSERQCVETVVNMGYSYEDVLKAMKKKGQNIEQVLDYLFVHGQLCEKGFDPLLVEAALEMYQCSEEKTTELLQLMSKFKEMGFELKDIKEVLLLHNNDQNNALEDLMTRAGAS